AAGTTGGCGCCTTGAGTTTCCTTACGCTAATAAGGATTGTATAAAACAAAGTGGTAATTGCAAATGCAATCATGTAAAACAACAGCAACATTTTCCTCAAATATTGTATGTTGGTGATGGTACTTCTGATTTTTGCGTTTCACATCATGTCGATCTGGTTTTTGCTAAAGATAAGCTGATCAATTACTGTGAAAAAAATAACATTAAGCACACTGCTATTGTTAATTTTGCTGATGTAACAGAGGCTTTAAAACAAGCAGAGCAATCACTAATTCCAGTCATGATGGTGAAATAAAGGAACAATAATGAGTACAATTGAAGATTTATCTTATTTTTTACCAGGAAATAAAAATGGCGTGCTATTAATTCATGGTTTAACTGGCACACCAAATGAAATGCGTATTTTAGCCAATGGTTTACATAAAGCAGGATTTACTGTTTATGCAATACAATTGGCAGGTCACTGTGGTACTGAAGCAGATCTATGTAAAACAACTTGGCAAGATTGGTATAAAAGCGTTCAAGATGGTGCTGATTATTTAGCTAAACATGTAGACAACCTTTTTGTCGCAGGTTTATCAATGGGCGCCCTTTTGGCGTTGAAACTTGCTGCAGATCGTCCAAATCAAGTTAAAGGTGTTGGTGTTCTAGCACCTACATTTTATTATGATGGTTGGAGTATGCCATTTTGGGCTAAAAAGTTTTTCTTTTTATTGGTCTATTTTAAAAAACTTGGTATTTTTCAAAAAGTCTCTTTTATTGAAAAACCGCCTTATGGTCTTAAAGATGAGCGTATCCGAGCGGTGGTATCAGAAAGCATGTTAAGTGGCGATGCTGCATCCGCTGGGCTTGCTGGAAATCCATTTCCTGCATTAGCAGAAATGCAATTATTGGCAAAACATGTTCGCCAAGAATTACCAAAAGTTACGTCACCTTGTTTAATTATGCATTCAGGTAATGACGATATTGCCAATATTGAAACTAATGCAAAATTAGTTGAGAAGCATGTTTCTGGTCCAAAACGATTAGTTGTATTAAATGATAGTTATCATTTAATTACTATTGATAGCCAACGTCGTGAAGTAATTAAAGAGTGCGCTTCATTTTTTAATAATCTGGCAGAAGGAACTTAAGCATAATGTCATCCTTAGTTATTTTTCTTTGGGTTAGTAATATTTGTTTTGATACCTTAGGACAAGTTGCTTTTAAATATGCTGCAATATCACCTACCAATAGAGATGGATGGTACTATTGGTTAGATCTCGCCAAAAATCATTGGATTTGGATAGGAATATCATCTTACATTGCCGAATTTTTACTGTGGTTAGCTTTTTTAACTTTAGTTCCACTTTCCCAAGGTGTATTGCTCGCCTCATTTAATATCATTACTATCATGTTAGTAGGTCGGATTCTATTTAAAGAATTACTGACGGTATATCGTGTTATTGGCATGTCTTTAATTACTGCTGGTGTGATCTTTGTGGGGTTATCTTAATATGGCTAAGTTCTATTTAATTGGTTTTACCGTATTATTAATGTTTGATACGATTGCACAATGTAGCTTTAAATTGGCTGCCGAACATGCCCAGCCACTTTCGATGAGCGTTGAATGGATAGTTAGGGTATTTTCCGGTCATTGGATCTATGTATCAATAGCTGGCTACATTTTTACCTTCTTTACTTGGATGACTTTATTAAAAAAAGCGCCTGTAGGACCTGCTTTTGCTGCTTCACATTTTGAAGTTGTTACCGTAATGATTGCTTCAGTTTGGCTATTTAATGAACCTATCACTTTATTTAAGTTAATTGGAACTATATTGATTGTTTCAGGGATTTTGTTTTTAGCACTAGCAGAAAGTAAACTTGCGAAGAAAGATACTCATCATCGTTCTAAATAACTTCAAGATAAGGATTAAAAACCTGGCAAACTATATCAGTTCTTGAATGCTAGGTTTTTAAAGCTTTTAATAATGTTAAATTAAGTTGATGTTGTTCTTGTTGCCAATCATTTAACTTTTCTAATGATATCTCAGGCTGTTTGTCCAGTGAACTTAGTAATCTCTTAAACCAATTTTTAGGCTGCCATATTGATAATTCGCCCGTGATATCACTACCGATAATCCGAGGCTTAATAGATGTAATAGTATCTAATAAATGATAGGTTTGTAGTTTTCCTTGGTCCCAATTGGTATGAATAACTTCTTCACTTAAGGCATCTTTATCTATCGATAAATATATCGGTTTAGTATTACGGTATTGTTCGGATAGAAACTGAGTAATAAGATCATCTGGCGAATCAAAATAGCGAAAAGCATGACTTAAACCAATTTTCTTAGCCCAGGAGACATTAACATCTATGCTCCAATAAGTCAGTTTTTTATGAAACAATGGTGACCATCTATTTTCCCAAAAATGCCATAAGCCAATATCATGTGATGTAATTCCTAATACATGTACATGGCTAACAAAAGGTAAACTAGCCACATAGCTAACCCATGATCCACAGTGAATGCCAAACAGATAACGCATGTTATCTGGATGGTTGTCGAAAATAACTACTTCAATGGGATTTTCTTCTGTATATTGCTTAGCTAGCTGCTCAATAAGTAATAACGAAATATGGTGGTAATCACCACTACCCATTAATACCGTACCATAGCTTTCTGGTAATGATTGTTGTAATACCTTTTTAAAGTTTTGGAATTTTTTTGTACTACAACCAAAGCGAATGACATCTTGCCACTGAGTAAAATCAATCGTTTTAGCATTATCAATTTCACCTACACTTTGATCAAAGTTAAGGATAACTAGCGATGTCATGCTACTTTCTCCTTATCAGTTTCGAAATGGCCAATTAATCTACGCAAAACAGCCCTTAATAAAGGATTTCGTATATAAACTAAGTGTTTAGTTAAGGTAAAACTAGCACCTAAAGAAGCTTTAACTTCTGGATCAGTCCAACCTGCAACATAATTACTAAGTTTTTGTTGTAATGCATATTCAAGATTAACAAACCAACTAACAAAATAGAGGTTTAATTCTCTTGCTTGAGGATAAACCATTCCTATGTATTTATCGATTAAAACATTGTTCACTACAAAACAGATGTTATAACCAATTAATTGTCCATTATGATGATAAGTAAAAATACGTCCATTTGAGGATTTGCTTTGCAGTAATTGGGTGAAAAATGGCTTAGTTAATAAATCAAAATGTACTTCACTCTGCTCATATACATTCAGATAAAGTTGATAATATAGATCAAGAGTCGCCTCATCAAAAAAACAATCATCACCAGTTTGTAAGATGTTAATCTCCAATTTTTCACGGGACTTTAGTTTTCTTCTTAAATTTTTACGACGACTGTATGATAGTTTTGCAAAAAAATCATCGATCGACTCAAAATCAATTGGAACCCAAGCTAAAGCTTGTCCTTCAACTTCAATAAACCCCCGTTCTTTTAAGGAACCAATAATCTGTTTAGAATATTGATTATCCTGCTTACTAAGCAGAGGTGAATCGGATGGCAAATCTTTAACAATAACAAATGGATATTTTTTTGTATAAGCAGCCTTAACATTGTCAGCTAATTGATGCGCATCGATTTTATTAGTCAATAAACTATATTCTGAAACGGTTGTACCCACAAAGCATGTTTTTGGTTGTAACCAATGCCGCCATTTTTTATAAAAAGGCAATTTATGAACTTTATGTTTAAAATCATCATCAGCAGTTATGAGCAAATCAAACTTAGCGGAAAAAGCAGGTATACCGTCTTCACTCATCCAGCTAGTAAACTCTCGCGGAGGATGAGAAAGAAAATTGTTGATTAATTCATTAGGTTCTAATTGATTGATATATCGCATAACTTTCTATAAATGATCTGAAATTCCCGCTAATTGATATTAGCGGGATTATTTTGATTTAAGACTTAAAGTTCTTTTTTAGCTCGAGTAATTAATTGATCGAGTAGTTCAATACCTTGATCAATCTCTTGACGAGTAATATGTAATGAAGGAGCAAAAGTGATAACATTTTTGTAATAACCACCAATATCAAGCACCAAGCCCATTTTGTTACCTTTCCAATCAAGATCACCTGACATACCAATATCTACCATTTTATCAACTAATGCTTTGTTAGCTGTAAATCCATCTTCGGTACAAATTTCAGCACGAAGTGCAAGACCTAGGCCATCAACTTCGCCTATTTCTTTATGTTTCTTCTCAAGTGTTTTTAATCCTTCAAGGAAATATGCACCGCTATCCATTACCATTTTTTCGTAATCTGTTTCAGAAGTCATTTTTAATACTTCTAGGCCAACTGCGGTACCTAAAGGATTTGAAGCAAACGTAGAGTGGGTTGAGCCAACTGGGAATACTTCTGGATTGATTAACTCTTCACGAGCCCATAAACCACCTAATGGATTTAAACCATTAGTTAATGCTTTCGCAAATACCACCACATCAGGTTTAACATCAAAATGTTCAATTGACCATAATTTACCAGTACGATAAAAGCCCATTTGAATTTCATCAACAACTAATAAAATACCATATTGATCTAAAACTTTTTTCAGACCTTTAAAGTAATTACGAGGAGGAACAATATAACCACCCGTTGCTTGTAATGGTTCGGCATAAAATGCAGCATATTCTGCTTGTCCGACTTTGGGATCCCATACACCGTGATACTCAGTTTCAAATAAACGTGCAAACTCAGCAACTAAGTGTTCACCATATTCTTCTGCTGTCATTCCTTTTGGACGACGGAACGGATATGGGAATGGTACAAACATTGCACGATCACCAAAATGACCATAACGACGACGGTAACGGTAGCTCGAAGTAATTGAAGATGCACCCAAAGTACGACCATGGTAACCACCTTGAAATGCAAACATCAGGGATTTACCACCAGTAGCATTACGAACGACTTTTAATGAATCTTCAATACATTGTGAACCACCAACATTAAAATGAACTCGTCCTTGGTAACCGAATCGCTGTTCCATACCTTGAGCAATTGTTTTTGCTAATTCGATTTTAGTTGGATGTAAATACTGGCTAGCACATTGCGGTAAAGTATCGATTTGCTTTTTAAGTACGTTATTTAAACGCTCATTAGCATAACCAAAGTTACAAGCAGAGTACCACATTTGTAAATCAAGGAAGGCTTTACCTTCTTTATCATACATGTAACTACCTTCACAACCATCAAAAATCTTTGGTGGTTCAACATAATGCACGGTATCACCAAATGAACAGTATTTTGCTTCATCCGCTAATAACGTTGCATCGTCGGGACGACTATTAATCATTTCTAAAGTTGGTTTACTCATAATTTATCTCACTAATCCATATTCAAATATGACAAAATGTGGCATTATTATCAGAGAAAATGGATTGTAACAATGTACATTTAATGTATAGATTTTGTGACAACAAGCCTTGAGTGACAAAATAACTACAATAATTGTCTTAAATCATATCAGTATGAGTGGTTATCAAAATGAAAAAATTAAGCTGCATAATCTCACTATTATCAATGTTTCCTTTAGGGTATACTCATATTGCGTCAGCAGATCCTACTTCATTAGGCGTCGGTTTGGGTTGGTCTAACTCACCATATAAAAATTATAGTTCAAGTTACTATCCGGTTCCTCATATTGATTATGATAATGGCTATTTTTTTATTGATGATCTATCAGCTGGTATTTACGCTTTTAACAACGATAATCAAAGTTTATCATTTGGCGTTCGTTATCTTGCTAATGAATTTAAACCTCATGATTCTGACAATCATAAGTTAAGACAACTTAATAGTCGTCATTCCACTGTGTTAGCTGAAATTGATTATGATATCACCACTAATTGGGGTATTTTTTCAAGTAGTATTGGCGCTGATATGCTCAATAATAGTAATGGAATCTTAGTTAATGCCGACTATACTGTTCCTTATATACAAGGTAATTTAATTATTGCACCTACTATTGGTATAAACTGGGCTGATGGTAAACATAATG
This Gilliamella sp. ESL0443 DNA region includes the following protein-coding sequences:
- a CDS encoding GNAT family N-acetyltransferase translates to MRYINQLEPNELINNFLSHPPREFTSWMSEDGIPAFSAKFDLLITADDDFKHKVHKLPFYKKWRHWLQPKTCFVGTTVSEYSLLTNKIDAHQLADNVKAAYTKKYPFVIVKDLPSDSPLLSKQDNQYSKQIIGSLKERGFIEVEGQALAWVPIDFESIDDFFAKLSYSRRKNLRRKLKSREKLEINILQTGDDCFFDEATLDLYYQLYLNVYEQSEVHFDLLTKPFFTQLLQSKSSNGRIFTYHHNGQLIGYNICFVVNNVLIDKYIGMVYPQARELNLYFVSWFVNLEYALQQKLSNYVAGWTDPEVKASLGASFTLTKHLVYIRNPLLRAVLRRLIGHFETDKEKVA
- a CDS encoding aspartate aminotransferase family protein → MSKPTLEMINSRPDDATLLADEAKYCSFGDTVHYVEPPKIFDGCEGSYMYDKEGKAFLDLQMWYSACNFGYANERLNNVLKKQIDTLPQCASQYLHPTKIELAKTIAQGMEQRFGYQGRVHFNVGGSQCIEDSLKVVRNATGGKSLMFAFQGGYHGRTLGASSITSSYRYRRRYGHFGDRAMFVPFPYPFRRPKGMTAEEYGEHLVAEFARLFETEYHGVWDPKVGQAEYAAFYAEPLQATGGYIVPPRNYFKGLKKVLDQYGILLVVDEIQMGFYRTGKLWSIEHFDVKPDVVVFAKALTNGLNPLGGLWAREELINPEVFPVGSTHSTFASNPLGTAVGLEVLKMTSETDYEKMVMDSGAYFLEGLKTLEKKHKEIGEVDGLGLALRAEICTEDGFTANKALVDKMVDIGMSGDLDWKGNKMGLVLDIGGYYKNVITFAPSLHITRQEIDQGIELLDQLITRAKKEL
- a CDS encoding MipA/OmpV family protein, coding for MKKLSCIISLLSMFPLGYTHIASADPTSLGVGLGWSNSPYKNYSSSYYPVPHIDYDNGYFFIDDLSAGIYAFNNDNQSLSFGVRYLANEFKPHDSDNHKLRQLNSRHSTVLAEIDYDITTNWGIFSSSIGADMLNNSNGILVNADYTVPYIQGNLIIAPTIGINWADGKHNDYYYGVSHKESSRSGLRYFNADSSFTPYFEIGAQYSLTDNIATFGGIHIDKLTGDAADSPMVDDSTITSIYMGLSYKF
- a CDS encoding carboxylesterase, with amino-acid sequence MSTIEDLSYFLPGNKNGVLLIHGLTGTPNEMRILANGLHKAGFTVYAIQLAGHCGTEADLCKTTWQDWYKSVQDGADYLAKHVDNLFVAGLSMGALLALKLAADRPNQVKGVGVLAPTFYYDGWSMPFWAKKFFFLLVYFKKLGIFQKVSFIEKPPYGLKDERIRAVVSESMLSGDAASAGLAGNPFPALAEMQLLAKHVRQELPKVTSPCLIMHSGNDDIANIETNAKLVEKHVSGPKRLVVLNDSYHLITIDSQRREVIKECASFFNNLAEGT
- a CDS encoding arginase family protein, which produces MTSLVILNFDQSVGEIDNAKTIDFTQWQDVIRFGCSTKKFQNFKKVLQQSLPESYGTVLMGSGDYHHISLLLIEQLAKQYTEENPIEVVIFDNHPDNMRYLFGIHCGSWVSYVASLPFVSHVHVLGITSHDIGLWHFWENRWSPLFHKKLTYWSIDVNVSWAKKIGLSHAFRYFDSPDDLITQFLSEQYRNTKPIYLSIDKDALSEEVIHTNWDQGKLQTYHLLDTITSIKPRIIGSDITGELSIWQPKNWFKRLLSSLDKQPEISLEKLNDWQQEQHQLNLTLLKALKT
- a CDS encoding multidrug efflux SMR transporter codes for the protein MAKFYLIGFTVLLMFDTIAQCSFKLAAEHAQPLSMSVEWIVRVFSGHWIYVSIAGYIFTFFTWMTLLKKAPVGPAFAASHFEVVTVMIASVWLFNEPITLFKLIGTILIVSGILFLALAESKLAKKDTHHRSK
- a CDS encoding EamA family transporter, producing MSSLVIFLWVSNICFDTLGQVAFKYAAISPTNRDGWYYWLDLAKNHWIWIGISSYIAEFLLWLAFLTLVPLSQGVLLASFNIITIMLVGRILFKELLTVYRVIGMSLITAGVIFVGLS